A window of the Bombus huntii isolate Logan2020A chromosome 8, iyBomHunt1.1, whole genome shotgun sequence genome harbors these coding sequences:
- the LOC126868388 gene encoding uncharacterized protein LOC126868388 — translation MIKTEEVSNKEERERNLKQSLRYVEPLLMVLGAWPLPPESSLCMKIFQRVIPVISIFLALFVICPIFFYIIFKARGTRRQMELLSAFINSLIQLIKYIIMLNSMNDIRTLLNEIKNDWLYGTEENRRLFRENAKIGDRVVSIVAITMYFGGLCYRTILPLSRGRIILPDNTTIRLLPSSTYLPFINEQITPNYEIIFVLQVLSGLFIYTVFIGAIAIMMMICLHTCSLLRILTGKLMDLIDKSNTSEEIIQEKIANIVEYHRKIKKFLSNGQLLSEYISFFELLNGTIIIGLLGYCVLLEWESHNTVGLVVYITLLTTFTFTSYTICSIGQLLLDEVGRLRISYKRTQQFVSSS, via the exons atgattaaAACAGAAGAAGTATcaaacaaagaagaaagggagaGGAACTTGAAACAAAGTTTAAGATACGTGGAGCCTCTTTTAATGGTACTAGGTGCCTGGCCACTTCCTCCAGAATCATCGTTGTGCATGAAGATATTTCAACGTGTTATTCCTGTCATTAGTATTTTCTTGGCGTTATTTGTCATTTGTCcgatttttttctatataatcTTCAAAGCAAGAGGCACCAGAAGGCAAATGGAACTGTTGTCGGCGTTTATCAACAGTCTGATCCAGTTGATCAAGTATATTATCATGTTGAACAGCATGAACGATATAAGAACGCTGTTGAATGAGATAAAGAACGATTGGTTATACGGTACAGAAGAAAATCGACGACTCTTTCGCGAGAACGCGAAGATCGGTGATAGAGTGGTGTCCATAGTGGCCATCACCATGTACTTTGGAGGTTTATGCTACCGTACGATTCTTCCTCTTTCGAGGGGCAGAATTATTTTACCGGATAATACTACTATAAGACTATTGCCAAGTTCAACATACCTCCCATTTATCAACGAACAGATCACTCCGAATTACGAGATAATTTTCGTATTGCAAGTTTTGAGTGGTTTATTCATCTACACAGTATTCATCGGTGCCATTGCGATTATGATGATGATATGTTTGCATACATGCAGCTTACTAAGGATTTTAACGGGCAAATTGATGGATCTCATCGACAAGTCGAATACCAGCGAGGAAATTATTCAAGAGAAGATCGCAAATATCGTTGAGTATCACAGGAAGATCAAAAA ATTCTTAAGTAACGGACAACTGCTCTCCGagtacatttctttttttgagCTGCTTAATGGCACGATTATTATCGGTTTGCTAGGATATTGTGTTTTACTG GAATGGGAAAGTCATAATACCGTCGGTTTAGTGGTGTACATTACATTGCTAACAACTTTCACGTTCACCTCCTACACGATTTGTTCTATTGGCCAACTTCTTCTTGATGAAGTAGGTAGACTACGg ATTAGTTATAAAAGAACACAACAGTTTGTCAGCAGTAGTTAG
- the LOC126869033 gene encoding odorant receptor 4-like has product MSRLGDKEENLKHFVKFIYPPMKLIGAWPKPTATSTFSKAIKWALIVSAYFLQLLVFVPGVLYLFLKEKNGKKRIHIMIPHINGFSQLCKYTILLRRTNEFSKILDQLSDDWVDATEDSRHIFRMRANIGHRMVLTVAITMYTTGLFYRIIIPLSRGRIVLPNNTTMRVLPCPVYFVFFNEQSTPYYEIIFVLQIMGGFLNYTILCSTMGVCLMLCLHLSSLLRILMNKMIELTSQLDTSETAVQKKISDIVAYQTKVKGFANSVEEITPYLYFFEIFNYAIEACIVGYCIIVEWEESNAASIIVYLMFQGICIFCNYAMCYIGQLLINESENVRLMSITLNWYRFPMKKARSLILIIIMSNYPIKLTAGKIVDISLATFTDIIKASVGYLNVLRKVT; this is encoded by the exons ATGTCACGGTTAGGAGACAAGGAGGAAAACCTCAAGcattttgtaaaattcatCTATCCACCAATGAAGTTGATCGGTGCCTGGCCAAAACCCACCGCCACTTCTACGTTTTCAAAGGCTATAAAATGGGCTTTAATTGTCTCCGCTTACTTCCTACAACTGTTGGTCTTTGTACCAGGTGTACTGTATCTATTTCTGAAAGAGAAGAATGGCAAAAAGCGGATTCATATTATGATACCACACATAAATGGCTTTAGCCAACTGTGCAAGTATACCATCCTATTGCGACGAACAAACGAGTTTAGcaaaatattggatcaattgaGCGACGATTGGGTGGACGCCACAGAAGATAGTCGTCATATCTTCCGTATGAGAGCGAATATTGGACATAGGATGGTGTTGACAGTGGCAATTACCATGTACACTACAGGTCTCTTTTATCGTATAATTATACCACTCTCGAGGGGTAGAATCGTCCTACCGAATAACACGACTATGAGGGTACTACCGTGTCCAGTTTACTTCGTCTTCTTCAATGAACAATCTACTCCTTATTACGAGATAATTTTTGTTCTGCAAATTATGGGTGGATTTCTCAACTATACGATTCTGTGTAGTACGATGGGTGTGTGCTTGATGCTCTGCTTGCACTTAAGCAGTTTGTTGAGGATTCTGATGAACAAAATGATCGAGCTTACGAGTCAGTTAGATACAAGCGAAACAGCTGTGCAGAAGAAGATATCGGATATTGTTGCCTATCAAACGAAAGTCAAAGG ATTTGCGAATAGCGTGGAAGAGATCACACCGTACCTTTACTTTTTCGAGATATTTAATTATGCTATAGAAGCGTGCATAGTGGGATACTGTATTATCGTG GAATGGGAAGAAAGCAATGCTGCGTCTATAATCGTGTACCTTATGTTTCAAGGAATTTGCATATTTTGCAACTACGCGATGTGCTACATTGGTCAACTTCTTATCAACGAA AGCGAAAATGTCAGGCTGATGTCTATCACGTTGAACTGGTATCGATTTCCTATGAAGAAAGCACGCAGTTTGATATTAATCATTATTATGTCGAATTATCCGATAAAACTCACAGCTGGAAAGATCGTAGACATATCATTAGCCACTTTTACTGAT atCATAAAGGCGTCGGTGGGATACTTGAACGTGTTACGGAAAGTCACATAA